In Sorghum bicolor cultivar BTx623 chromosome 8, Sorghum_bicolor_NCBIv3, whole genome shotgun sequence, one genomic interval encodes:
- the LOC8155731 gene encoding glutaredoxin-C15, protein MAERVSRLSTEKAVVIFTTSQCPMCHTVTSLLISELGVCAAVHELDKDPRGRDMERELARCLGRAPPVPAVFIGGRLVGSTDKIMSLHLAGKLVPMLKAAGAIWL, encoded by the coding sequence ATGGCGGAGAGGGTGTCTAGACTGTCGACGGAGAAGGCGGTGGTGATCTTCACGACGAGCCAGTGCCCGATGTGCCACACGGTGACGAGCCTCTTAATCTCCGAGCTCGGCGTGTGCGCGGCGGTGCACGAGCTCGACAAGGACCCGCGCGGCCGCGACATGGAGCGGGAGCTCGCCCGCTGCCTCGGCCGCGCGCCGCCCGTCCCCGCCGTCTTCATCGGCGGCAGGCTCGTCGGCTCCACCGACAAGATCATGTCGCTGCACCTCGCCGGCAAGCTCGTGCCCATGCTCAAGGCTGCCGGCGCCATATGGCTCtga